A window from Phlebotomus papatasi isolate M1 unplaced genomic scaffold, Ppap_2.1 HiC_scaffold_193, whole genome shotgun sequence encodes these proteins:
- the LOC129808911 gene encoding rhythmically expressed gene 2 protein-like, with product MNKLAENLGRFRLVTFDITDTLLRFRTFPAYQYAKAAKDFGYPNLDQAKLADNFNRHFRQMAEKYPIFGYHHSEIGGWRNWWQLLVIRVFESSHSNIPSRDLEKIANHLIHSFETSECWCRCSSAEALVGDIKKEGKIVGVITNSDPRIRSVVKNLELPEFDFITCSYDIGYQKPSREIFGKALRQAGVAITGDESLHIGNTPRLDFLGARDAGWTSVLITNNSDSWREHSDIDPRKTFPTLRQFHVALKDKRLNL from the coding sequence ATGAATAAACTCGCGGAAAATCTTGGTCGATTTCGTCTCGTAACCTTTGACATAACAGACACGCTTCTGCGTTTCCGGACATTTCCAGCTTATCAGTATGCAAAGGCAGCTAAGGATTTCGGCTATCCTAATTTGGACCAAGCAAAACTAGCTGACAATTTCAATCGTCACTTCCGGCAAATGGCAGAGAAATACCCTATCTTTGGGTACCATCACTCAGAAATTGGTGGATGGAGAAATTGGTGGCAATTGCTGGTGATCAGGGTATTCGAGTCATCCCATTCTAACATACCGTCCAGGGATCTCGAAAAGATCGCCAATCATCTGATTCACTCCTTTGAGACGAGCGAATGCTGGTGTCGATGTTCTTCCGCCGAAGCTCTTGTTGGTGACATTAAGAAAGAGGGCAAAATCGTGGGAGTGATCACTAATTCTGACCCAAGGATTAGGAGTGTGgtgaaaaatcttgaattgCCAGAATTTGACTTCATCACCTGCTCCTATGACATTGGGTACCAAAAACCTAGTCGGGAGATCTTTGGGAAAGCCTTGAGACAGGCAGGTGTGGCTATTACAGGAGATGAATCTCTGCACATTGGCAACACACCACGGCTCGATTTCTTGGGAGCACGCGACGCTGGATGGACAAGTGTCCTCATCACCAACAATTCAGACAGTTGGCGTGAACACTCGGATATTGATCCCaggaagacctttccaacactCAGACAATTTCATGTGGCTCTTAAGGACAAACGATTGAATTTATGA